The following coding sequences lie in one Aspergillus luchuensis IFO 4308 DNA, chromosome 8, nearly complete sequence genomic window:
- the SEC2 gene encoding guanine nucleotide exchange factor SEC2 (COG:U;~EggNog:ENOG410PJPE;~InterPro:IPR040351,IPR009449;~PFAM:PF06428;~go_function: GO:0005085 - guanyl-nucleotide exchange factor activity [Evidence IEA]), whose translation MADFIAFHTYYSRHNFLSPSTMLPRPTSHKRSNSSENNSLSPDKTVTKARSTNDLSGTVTAKPTPGVRSSSVGNFQETSFSTLKDPRLASHSEDSETSESTQSHHPDLSNEVAALSVKLVQAINNQTTLDDNLVATRQELEQAQAKIRALELENEKYRQDIDQEVLIKKSDVDYEMLRLQAALAEEKAQRALVEKEKKGIEQELETLTAALFEEANKMVAAAKLEREAVEKKNEQLRSQVKDTEALLASHQEQLAELKSVLHGLNLAKDDSETRTIISTAPSSPTMPRHPLHVSKNSEIPDIPEEIPTLEELTPGPSTSFPHLIKPVCRTDIQAYEDFRELFTTSRASKPASRATSGSYAGLNVMSLASGFGSASSSPAKSQTHSPNGSVSSPQPVTSHIPLKETRFYKRVLSEDIEPTLRLDAAPGISWLTRRSVLSGICDGTLLVEPMPPSAKKYEFPCSMCGERRNGPTNERTHRFRTSDSETAQRYPLCVLCLERVRSSCEFTGYLRLILDGHVRIGDAEEEKDAWDETIRLRERMFWSRIGGGIIPLFAHANGFQGNIPTPTDCVEAPVADGRDECQRSIISTVPEDVAIETKNLDDIEEHNHDEGSVGDDPFVSAPSESESTASSAAVSPTDANAPVLKTDLVDDMNEQPDMQVIVPENTHDEADSVKHSTEVEETPNNHDTTKNGDN comes from the exons ATGGCCGA TTTTATTGCTTTCCACACTTATTACTCTCGCCACAATTTCCTATCCCCGTCTACCATGCTGCCACGTCCCACCAGCCACAAACGGTCGAATTCCTCCGAGAACAactctctctcccccgaCAAGACCGTCACGAAAGCCAGGTCCACCAATGACCTGTCTGGAACCGTCACTGCGAAGCCGACACCGGGCGTCCGCTCGTCCAGTGTTGGCAACTTCCAGGAAACTAGCTTTAGCACCTTGAAGGATCCCAGACTTGCGAGCCACTCGGAAGACTCGGAGACGTCAGAGTCAACACAGTCGCATCATCCCGACTTGAGCAATGAGGTCGCAGCTTTGAGCGTCAAGTTGGTCCAGGCGATCAACAATCAGACGACCCTCGATGACAACCTAGTCGCCACTCGTCAGGAATTGGAGCAGGCACAAGCCAAGATCCGAGCCCTGGAGTTGGAAAATGAAAAGTATCGGCAAGACATTGATCAGGAAGTTTTGATCAAGAAGTCCGACGTGGATTATGAAATGTTGCGCTTGCAAGCTGCATTGGCTGAAGAGAAGGCTCAGCGCGCCCttgtggagaaggagaagaagggcattGAACAAGAACTAGAGACATTAACTGCCGCGCTTTTTGAAGAAGCCAACAAG ATGGTCGCCGCGGCCAAGCTTGAGCGTGAGGctgtagagaagaaaaacgaGCAGCTACGCTCTCAAGTCAAAGACACCGAAGCACTGCTTGCATCACATCAAGAACAATTGGCCGAGCTAAAATCTGTTTTGCATGGACTCAACCTCGCCAAGGATGATAGCGAGACTCGCACAATCATCTCGACAGCTCCGTCATCACCAACTATGCCGCGGCATCCTTTGCATGTCAGCAAGAATTCTGAGATTCCCGACATACCAGAGGAAATCCCCACATTGGAAGAGCTCACTCCAGGGCCGTCCACTAGTTTCCCACATTTGATTAAGCCGGTCTGTCGAACGGATATCCAAGCTTATGAGGACTTTCGGGAACTCTTCACGACATCTCGAGCTTCCAAGCCTGCAAGTCGGGCCACAAGTGGGTCTTACGCTGGCTTGAATGTCATGAGTCTGGCTAGTGGGTTCGGTTCAGCGTCGTCATCTCCCGCCAAATCTCAAACACATTCTCCCAATGGCAGCGTGTCTTCCCCACAGCCCGTGACTTCCCACATTCCTCTCAAGGAGACCCGCTTCTACAAGCGCGTGCTTTCGGAAGACATCGAACCGACCCTCCGGCTTGATGCTGCGCCCGGGATCTCATGGCTAACGCGGCGCTCAGTATTAAGTGGGATCTGCGATGGAACTCTCCTGGTTGAACCCATGCCGCCTTCAGCAAAGAAATATGAGTTTCCTTGTTCAATGTGTGGCGAGCGCAGAAACGGTCCCACCAACGAGAGGACCCATCGATTTCGGACGTCCGATAGCGAGACCGCTCAACGATACCCTCTGTGTGTACTGTGTTTAGAGAGAGTCCGTTCCAGCTGCGAGTTCACTGGATACCTCCGTCTCATCCTTGACGGCCATGTTCGCATTGGtgatgcggaagaggagaaggatgcatGGGATGAAACTATCCGACTAAGGGAGAGAATGTTCTGGTCACGCATCGGGGGTGGAATTATCCCTTTGTTTGCTCACGCCAATGGCTTCCAAGGAAATATCCCTACACCTACTGATTGCGTTGAGGCGCCTGTTGCAGATGGTCGTGATGAGTGCCAGCGGTCAATCATCTCTACTGTCCCTGAGGATGTCGCTATTGAAACAAAGAACCTAGACGACATTGAAGAGCACAACCATGACGAGGGTTCTGTGGGAGACGATCCGTTTGTGTCTGCTCCCTCCGAGTCAGAATCTACAGCCAGCAGCGCGGCGGTCTCTCCCACGGATGCCAACGCACCCGTATTGAAGACAGACCTCGTTGATGATATGAACGAGCAACCTGATATGCAGGTTATCGTCCCTGAAAATACGCATGATGAAGCCGATAGCGTCAAGCACTCAACTGAAGTTGAGGAGACGCCGAACAACCACGACACCACAAAGAATGGTGATAACTGA